CtaatatttttttggattttataatgtatgcatggtatttttattttttatgccaccacggtgaatatTCTTGTGCGTTTTTAAACGTCGTAAagattattcacatggggcttaaggtttataatgcaataatgaaatttttattttattttctaaatgcAGTCCAAAtgttgaaaagtaaatatgctaaagtaaaaataatttatgcaatgcAAAAGGGGTAaacatggataactaccgattttaccTCCCGGCGAGGGTTCGGTGTTTTGAGTCCTTCGAATAGGACTTGACAGGAGAAGTCCTTCATCTTCAGGTGCATCAATCGGTCCTGTAGATGGAGacctgatggttgcacctcttgtgtcGATGACTCTGATGATGCTGTCACCTTTTCCTTCCACACCTACTTGGTCCATGGACTTGACTTCAATGTGGTAGGTTCATTCTTCACAACTTCTTCACCTTCATCTTCATTCTTTAGGGATTGATTCCTCTAGCAttgggatgatcgacgtctcctctTAGAGCGGGTCTTCTTTGGTTGTTCATAAgttgtataactattgaaataacatcGTACCTTTTGtccagggaattggaagtggatttGTCCGGATCTGATGTAGATGATAGCATTTGTAGTGTTGAGCAACGGTCTTGCCGGGATGATAGGTAcgtcttcttcatcttctccCATGTCAAGAATCATGAAGTCGGTAGggacatagtaatcttgtatttttaCCATGAtatcttttgctattccctctGAAAATTGGATTGTTTGGtccaccatctgcaattgcatatatgtagggaacaaaggtttatCACCAAATAAATAGTCATATGTTACCTtagacattatgttgacacccgatccaatgtcgcagaaggtgttgtggaagattctttgtccaattgtGCACTCGATCGTTGGTACGCCTAGATCTTCCTTCTGGGTAAGGGATGGTGAagtgaggaggtggtcatactctaatcagagtgtgttgatcatcTTGATTGATTCTTCTCATGGCTGCCTGGCCCTGTTCTTATTTCTTCGGTTGTTTCTCTTCTTGCTTACTGTTGTTTCCTCGGGCAGATACGCCATCTGTGGTTGACTAGGAGAGTGGTGTATACGATTCTTGAAAGTGAatttctcctttctatccttgattgtgaagcagataTTGGCACTGTCCGTGTAGATAATGGAttttgcggtgcttaggaaaggtcagcccaagataataggtgcccttacatctccacctatttccaaaaccacaaaatctGCGGGTACGTACGATTGTCCCACTCGTACACAgatgtcttcaagaattcccttggggtagcagagtgattGATCGTAAGCTACAAACAcatgtttgtgtacaacaaagtaccTCCAATGAttttatcataaattacctttgCCATGATGTTAACCCTTGCTCCAAAGTCACAGACAACTTCTTGGAATATGTGAGGTCCAATAGctatggggatgacaggtcttcTCGGATTACCTTTCTTGACGGGCATGGAATAATCCTCCCATCCTCCGCTAGAAGGTTCTATGTAGTATCCTGtagcattgtgaatatcgacaagatttgcagtttcgAGCTCTTTTGGCTgccccagaatcttacctttaTCGGTCGAAGGAACAGCAGccaccagctgagctatttgtgattctatcattttattaaagctatgttggTTTTTAATGGCTGAggagaagctatccattctattgttTATAATTTCTAAGATTTTGTCATTGGAAGCTAGTTTTTTAGATAATCCGTCCATAATTTTAGCTTGCTTAGAAACTAAATCTCTGAAAGATGGTTGgttattgaaattattaccttgatagtttaccttggtaattaccttggtagtttggcctttgttgctgattccatccttgattctgttgaggacgatagttgttattgttgacaaagttcacatcgtcatgggttttaggacagttgttccctgaatgcctggtgtttccacattcttcacacgtcatgcaggaatcatgaatgtgcatgacttctttctTTTCATTGGCTCGCTCTTCAAGCCTCTTCATCATCagatccatcttggcagacaacatgtctacctccttgagttgatgcatacctccacctctcttgcatgtttgaagacgttcttcattccaatcttggttggaggccatcctCTCCACAAGAGCTATTGCTTGTACGATTGTGAGTAATAaaaatgcacctccagcagcagcatccatattCTCATGGGTGTTGtttgtcaacccatggtagaaagtctacatgagtagccaattctccatcccatggtaaggacattctgatatgtagtcttggaagtgttcccatgcctcagggacagattcatcatgttgctactGAAAACTTGACATTCTTCCACGcggagcattggtcttgcctatgggaaagaactttgctaggaaggcagtggaccagttctcccatgtagtatttctatctttgttggcatagaaccattatttagccttccccaaaagtgaaaatGGCAAGAGGCGAAGTAATATGGCGTCTCTAgtaactcctttgatggtgaaagagTTGCAGATCTCTAGGAAGTATTGGAGATGAGCACgcacatcttcatgtgcctttccacaaaactggccagcttgcaccatgttgatgagagctggatTGAGCTCAAAAGTATTGTCTCCAATATTGATCGCTGGTCCAGTATggatgttggccgtagttggagcagagaattcacagagagtcttgtcagccatagcttcaAAAACTAGTGTTAAGCTCCGCCTTGTCTGGTTGTCTTTCGATTCTAAAGCTAGAACTTTCTTAAGTTTAGCTTAAGTCCTCCTAAGTAGTGCTTCTAGATTTTCAatgtagtttgtcggaaggtcaaaactggTCAGACATTACCCTGCATAGGATATAAAAGTAGACAGCACAAGGGTAAGCCCTTTTAAGCAGGGGTATATGGTTTTCTCAATTACATCAATAAGTAAaagtttatcaatattccttcttgcctagctacattccccggcaacggcgccagaaatgcttgttggtatttattaatttgtcacttgtttaagtagccacctaatgttgttgacatttcttaacatcacttttgctaagtAGTCATCCCTAGCTATGATGCCAGAAACGCTTGTTAGTACTTTCTAGcgtcacttctagaatgacactaagaagtacttaagtattttattgtgactagaaagaatatatatatatgaagagatctgcaagcgcacagataatttaaacattgtagcatttcacctaggagtattctaggtatcgtcatttatatttttaccacagggaaggactGACggatggaatatattgataacttatacatatgatgcagagataaaccataaccattactctactcacaataggggtaagtcaagagataaatatatatgaatggtaaatgataaatgatattgatcacttagagtactcctttctatggcattagcatgactaagtagatattagagaaataattcctaagtcattctcaattacaagtcaaagcatactatgattagtgcaattacacttagtagtcatggctaagatcaactccatatctacacataagggatattactaaggaagatcaagaatagagcaTGACtttcttcgtaactagatcctacttgacctatattcagggagtggactacaaaggactcaatgggattgttacatccgcgatctaccacatggcccagaatatagTTTGCATTCGCAGGTGAACAACCTATAAGcatcatgcttacacaatgtcgatcaCTCACCCCTTGTACTttagagcgagcgctatatgaacttatgcttgaacatgatcataatctagctatactaagcacaTAATCAAAatagacgatgaacatgataagtaggaacatgaataatattaagaacaatgtcaaatcaaatgtagcaaacatatgaataatgaaagatacaaaagaggatacaaggggctataccaagccacgctcttgacaagatcaggaatccaagtgaagcttgcctccctctagatctagcctagctagctatgccctagaatatttgtggagctctaaggatgatcagGGTTTGATCTCTTGATTGAATGACTACTTGAATGATGGAGGATGCCCTGGGGGTGGttggggctgatatatataggggggagcgtcaatcctgagccctcggatcaaaccaacttaaaagaatggcgtagatgcaaaccctaaggcggtggagaaccgacgtaggaaggaggggatgacaggtggaGAACCCTTAGGCCGGCCTTGCTGCCTCTCGTGGtcttcttcggtggtttgccttctagtgtcctctagaaccttctagagttgttttcatCGTGGATAATTACGATTAATTCTGACATTTggatccaccttgatggttttctggataaaccctactgaaaacatagattcaccaaaacttgtggaatttgttagtttaaactcctaaacctatgttggtgattattttgtgcccttatacaagttatattgatggtttataaaggttgttaactaccgtcaacaagcaCTGACAGTAGGACCCTAGATCAAAGATTGATAATTGATGAATCTACCTCTTAGTAGAGCAAGACTTCGAATACTAACTATGTTTGATCAAGATCAGGATAAATTAGTCGATTTGAGTAGGATCTAATGCCAAAGATTGAATATAGGCGTGAAGCAAAGGTAGATGATGGATCAATATGGTAAAGACTAACAAATCTCAATCTAGATCGGATAAATTGTGATATTATATTAAATAGTAAACCATCTAACACAATATCAATAACTTTGATCGGAATCGACACCtacaagagatcaatcagctgatgcagccttgcaAATAACAAAACCaatcgataactaatctataccACTACTCGCAAGAGGTCAATCAGCTAATATAGCCTTACAAATAACGATATAGATTAATAAATAACTTATACTATGACTTGTAAGaggtcaatcagctgatgcagccttacaagtaataatacaagtcgtgacggatactcacaaacaagccggaggtcaatcggctgatgcagccctgtttgcctgaagaactcaccgagatctactctactcctactcctagggttggcataagccaaaaagtaaaggtacgGATTTTGTGATTGATCGAAGGATGTccattacaatagccggggttcaatatttatacgcGAGACATGACTACGAGTCCTAGTCAAACAAGACCAACTACAAAATCTGGAAAAGAAGACAAAACATCctaaattaagataacttggactctaatcttatCCTTCTATGAAGTCCATCATGCCTTCTCGCTTCTTATAACTGCCATCTTTTATCGGTAGAGCCCACTTCCGAGATGATAACGTCTTGAAATTCAACCGATTTCAATGGTGTCTTAGTTAGCCGATCCTATAGATATTTTGCCTTTTCTCAATAAATCTTAAAATCTGGGGTCCTATGTACTAACCCAAATTCTGGTGTTAACACATGCCCTCCAATTTCGGATGAAATGATTTCATTCTGAAATTCTCCTCTGCACCGGCCTCAGAAGCTGCCGGTATGCCTTTACCAGAGACCAAGAGAATCGCTCTGGGTCCGTTGGCTTTGATCTATCACTTTCACTCCTCCAACCTATTGCTCGTAGGCTTCATGGGCACACTATCCCTTTGTTGCTATCCCATACTCCAAGCTCTCACTAGCACACTATTGGTTCACGGGCGTTTGGACTCAGCTTCTTTGATGGGCATATATACCACATTGGCCTTACCGAAAGATTCCAAGCTTCCACCATGTTCTTTCCACTTTCATTCTGTCAAGCATCTTCACCTCTGCTTGACCCCCCATTGGATCAATACTACATCATAGAAACCCCttgtggctagaagaattcttgtgattaGGGTAATTGTGTCATccattctagcaccttgtcgagtAAGGGAATCAGCCCCTGCGGCTAGAAGAATTTTTGTGATATTACCTGAGTCTTCTCACCCTCGGTATAAGGTTGTTTCAATGTTTGCAAGGGCTTGAATGCGTGGACACCTTCCTCTTGTTTGCTCTACCTATGACAAGAAGCCTGTGAAATAAATCAGCGCATTCTTCATAGGCCTGTTACTCTCTCCCCTTGATGCAACTTCCATGTTTAGCCGATGTGATCTTCGTCTTGTGTTTCTCGGCTCTATGGGGTTTGGACTCCCTTCTATCCAAAAAGTCCTTGGGTTGGTTGGTTGATGTCGCGGGTGTAATCTTTGTAACAAACCCCGAGATCCAGGATGCTCACGTTTATGGAAATCAATAAATCTTTATCCGTTTATTACGCTCGCCGTGCTCTTTATCTCTTCGTGGCCCATTTCCTTGATCCCCGGAGCGACGATCCGTTTCCATAACCGAATCTGATTGCACAACCCCAAGGAGGTCCTGCAGATATTTCGGCTTTTCTCAATAAATCTTGAAATCTGGGGTCCTACGTACtgacccaaattttggtgtcaacaacaTTCTCAAACAACTCAAAATTGCCCGTTTTGTTGGATTAATATACAAAAATaactgtttttcatttcataatcaTGTCAAGGGAGCATTTGTGTCTATAAAATGCAAGGTCTAACTAACAAGAATGCATTGAGTCCATTATATTGGTGGTTAAGAGGAATGAGTAGAAACTGAACATTTTTTTTCTTGGCGCCTACAACAATCTAGGTTTGCACCCAAGGTAACTATCGCTTTCTAATTACATCCAAGGAAATGTGAATTACAGTGGCAGTTTTTTATAACACTCAAGGAAATATGAATTACATTGGCGGTTTCAAAAAGCACCAAAAGGGATGAGAAATAACTTGGCGGTTTGTAATAACACTCAAGGAAATGTGGAACTACCTTGGCAGTTCCGACTAGTACtcaagaaaatatagaattaCATTTGCGGTTTTGTTTAGCACTTGAATATGTATTTCCTTGGAGGTTTCATACAACCACAAGGTAATAATGTATTGGTGAGGTTCAATTTCGCCCTTCAAGAAAATTGTTGGCCACTAAAAAGGATATTCATTTTCTGGTAGTGTTTAGCTATTTCTTTTTGTCATTCGTGCTAGGTCCCACGAGATAAGGCTAACATGTGTTCATGTTCTTGGGGTATCATGCCAGAACGCATGTACAAAGTAGCTAGATTTGACGATAATTATTGAACAATTACAGATAAACAAGGTTGCACGTAACAAAGAAACATTAAAAAAGCACACCCATCCATAGCAAGTTCAACATGCAACAACACACAGCAATAATCAAAAGCATGTTAACGATGACCCGATCGACATACACATGAACCAATGAACTCAAAAAGCTAGTGCTGCACGTAGACATCGATCTCGATGACGCCTCCATGGGCAAGGTTTCAGATGTCAACAGGGAATTCCCCATCGGGGAGtgcctccccatccccatccccgtgGGGAAGAAAATTCCCCATCCCCGTCAAGTGTCACGGGGGGAGACTTTCTCCCCATCCCCCTCCCCGTGCGGGGAATTAGTCCCCGTGGGGATCCCCGTACCTACGTCAGTTCATGATAGTTCATCTTGATGTCAACCATTCATGTATTCACAAATTCACGTTAATGGTATACAAACAAATCCATGATACAAAGACATCACAAATTTATAAATCAACACATCCACAGCCAATGAGTTCCAATCCGGCCATAAAGTCCTCGCGGCCATGCTTCAAAGCATCAATCGAACTGTGCATCAGATGCCTTCCTCAACAAGCTCCAATCGGCCATGCCTTGCCGCAACAAGCTCCAATCTAGGATGTGAGAAGGAAGGCAATAAAAAAATGTATCACTGAGAAGATAAACCAATAGCTAGAAATAGAGGGTAGCCACCGAATGCTTACCAATGCTGCTCCTAGCTCTGCAGATCTGCAGCCCCGGTAGTCCGCCACTCCCGCCTAGTTGCTCGTTGTAGCAGTGTAGCGCAGGCATCTGCACACACGCTCGGTCGCCCGCatgtaaggctggataacgagccagctcggctcgtttgggctcggctcgttctggctcgttaagataacgagctagctcggctcggctcgttatcctaacgagccagaaagccagctcggctcggctcgttaaaagctcgagctggctcgttaagctcgcgagccagatataaaaaatacacaaaatataatatttgcatttatttaaagtttgagaataataataatacaaaagtaatgaatctaacaaccttaaatcaaataaaaaaattaatatgcgctaatatatatacaagtataataaaatactatagtattcatgcatctGACTACCTTAAATTATACTTTTTTttctggaagcttggctcgtttagctcgcgagcggctcgcgagctggctcgagttggctcgttatagctaacgagctaaaatcttggctcggctcggctcgttatcttaacgagccgagccgagccgagtcgagccagccacgagccgagcgagctaacgagcttcgagtttttcgtccagccttacccGCATGTGCCTGCTAGCCTCGCCCTGTCTCCGTGCGGCCTGGTCGCTTGGATTGACTAGAGAGGATGAAGGAAGCGTGAGCGGTGGCTGGCGGCTGCGAGAGGGTGAGTTGGGGACTGAGGAAGTGAGGAGCTAGGGTTGCAACATTGTTTATATATAACAGGTATTGGGCCTTGGCGGTATATGGGCCTTTGGAAACGGGTCCCCATGGGGAGCGGGGACGGGGGCCTGCATACCATCCCCACCCCCGTGATCCTCGATAGGGATAACTTCAGGCCTATTTAATCCCCCGTAGGGGTAGAATTCATATCATCTCCGTCCCCTAATGGGTGAATTCCCCATGGGGATTCGAGGAACGGGGCCGTTGACATCTATAGGCAAGGTCGTAGTCGTAGTTCCTGGTGAGCATGTACCCCCGCGCGAACCGGAACTTTCTGATGTCGCCAATCATCGCCGACTCACGCACCTTGGCGTCATTGTCGATGCGGCCGTTCGCTGTCACGGAGCTACCGCGGTGCTCGCCGGCCTCAAGCACCATGTGCATGGCCAGGTGCGACACGATGCCGCCCTCCGACACGCGCACGGTGAAACCCTGCGCCATGGCGACGCGCGTGCTGTCCCCGCTGGGGCCTTCTGTCAGCGCGTTGTTGAGCACCACAACGTCACCGAACTGCCCCTACTACAGGAtggccttgttgtcccgggcggtaacggcctttagtcccggttatcgCGCAGGGACAACgattccgggactaaaggtggaacctttagtcccgggtcatcgagccaggactaaagaggaacctttagtcccggttggtgttaccaactgggactaaaggctctccagccgagcaaacgtggctgcaccctttagtcccggttggtttcgtttctttttcttttttttgtttaatttgttttcagttcagttacacatatttgtttaatatataatatgtttttatgtacgtattctacgctgctaatataaatacacgcacgcatataattacatctaattctcatctcgagcattattatattcgaataaagtatgaaactatatatattatagatatatatgtatatatacaacactttcataatcttgttctcgaaaataatgatatcaataaacatttaatttacatcatttattccttaggatcaaagtagaactcgccgttgggatttagcactttttctaaaagaaatcctgctattgactcttgaactgctttcagatggtctttttgcatgaccctttgtttcaaccattcagtcttgcatttgaaataaaaggaaaagtattaatacatatatatattcatttaaaaataaataaaaaattgatatatacgtactctgaggacatctttaggagttcttcttatgtgcgcaatgataaattcacaaacatagtatccacacaagttatt
This sequence is a window from Miscanthus floridulus cultivar M001 chromosome 10, ASM1932011v1, whole genome shotgun sequence. Protein-coding genes within it:
- the LOC136486127 gene encoding dirigent protein 1-like, with protein sequence MASLHSTIFVGAVFLLAAAVYFRSLDTAGGSSATTHLHFFMHDVYTGPHPTAARVVSGRSLLLPTASSDDVGANNDSAAAGTGRTLSVLLSSPWHTGQFGDVVVLNNALTEGPSGDSTRVAMAQGFTVRVSEGGIVSHLAMHMVLEAGEHRGSSVTANGRIDNDAKVRESAMIGDIRKFRFARGYMLTRNYDYDLAHGGVIEIDVYVQH